A section of the Verrucomicrobium sp. GAS474 genome encodes:
- the gcvH gene encoding glycine cleavage system protein GcvH, with translation MSSSHIPEGLLYAESHEWVKLDGDIATVGITDHAQSELSDVVFVELPKVGKVVAAKSPAAVVESVKAASDIYAPLSGEVIEVNKDLEGEPVLVNTDPYGKAWIFKLRLSDPSQTAKLNDAAGYAKLIAS, from the coding sequence ATGAGCAGCAGCCACATCCCCGAAGGCCTCCTTTACGCCGAATCCCATGAATGGGTGAAACTCGACGGCGACATCGCCACGGTCGGCATCACCGACCACGCCCAGAGCGAACTCTCCGACGTCGTCTTCGTCGAGCTGCCGAAGGTCGGCAAGGTCGTCGCCGCGAAGTCGCCCGCCGCCGTCGTCGAATCGGTCAAGGCCGCCTCCGACATCTACGCCCCGCTCTCGGGCGAGGTCATCGAGGTGAACAAGGACCTCGAGGGCGAGCCCGTCCTCGTCAACACCGATCCCTACGGCAAGGCGTGGATCTTCAAGCTCCGCCTCTCCGACCCCTCCCAGACGGCGAAGCTGAACGACGCCGCCGGTTACGCCAAACTGATCGCCTCCTAG
- the ispE gene encoding 4-(cytidine 5'-diphospho)-2-C-methyl-D-erythritol kinase: MLKKIEVFAPAKINLYLKIVGKRPDGFHALETLMVPITVGDLLTVSLKGEGDPSVTMTCDRADLPADPTNLAWRAARLFIERFGIKEGVDIALTKRVPVGAGLGGGSSDGAHVLLALRQLTGVAASDADLAEIAARLGSDVPFFIYRRPALCTGRGEIIEPVAAWSGADTEAVQGLLVHPGFGVPTPWAYQTYAQNPQPGSQGPEFSFGALRNDLEPPVFSKYLWLPTAKEWFTRQPGVVGAMMSGSGSSVFALLGKGGDAAALAAAFRKEFGENLFAEPFKVWRP, translated from the coding sequence ATGTTGAAAAAAATTGAAGTCTTTGCACCCGCAAAGATCAACCTCTATTTGAAAATTGTCGGCAAGCGGCCCGACGGTTTCCACGCGCTCGAAACCCTCATGGTGCCGATCACCGTCGGCGACCTCCTCACGGTCTCCCTCAAAGGGGAGGGGGATCCGTCGGTGACGATGACCTGCGACCGGGCCGACCTCCCCGCCGACCCGACGAACCTCGCCTGGCGGGCCGCCCGGCTCTTCATCGAACGGTTCGGGATCAAGGAAGGGGTCGACATCGCCCTGACGAAGCGGGTCCCCGTCGGGGCCGGTCTCGGCGGGGGGAGCAGCGACGGCGCCCACGTCCTCCTCGCCCTGAGGCAGCTGACGGGCGTCGCCGCCTCCGATGCCGATCTGGCCGAGATCGCCGCCCGGCTGGGGAGCGACGTCCCCTTCTTCATCTACCGCCGCCCCGCCCTCTGCACGGGCCGGGGGGAGATCATCGAGCCGGTCGCCGCCTGGAGCGGGGCCGACACCGAAGCCGTCCAGGGCCTCCTCGTCCATCCCGGCTTCGGCGTCCCGACGCCGTGGGCCTACCAGACCTACGCGCAGAACCCGCAGCCCGGCTCCCAGGGGCCGGAGTTCTCCTTCGGCGCGCTCCGGAACGACCTCGAGCCGCCCGTCTTCTCCAAATACCTCTGGCTCCCGACCGCCAAGGAATGGTTCACCCGCCAGCCCGGCGTCGTCGGCGCGATGATGAGCGGGAGCGGCAGCTCCGTCTTCGCCCTGCTGGGGAAGGGGGGCGATGCCGCCGCCCTGGCCGCCGCCTTCCGCAAGGAATTCGGGGAGAATCTCTTCGCCGAGCCTTTTAAGGTGTGGCGTCCTTAG
- a CDS encoding dicarboxylate/amino acid:cation symporter, with protein sequence MSTLPSKEVLKESPHRKPWYRILYIQVLVAVALGILVGHLYPDLGKQLKPLGDGFVKLIKMIIAPIIFCTIVHGIASTSDKRKFGRVSLKTLVYFEIVSTLALLIGLAVVLFFQPGTGFNIDPATLDPKIAHKYLDQSQNLTVVDFLLNLIPESFFAPFSSGNLLQTLLIASLTGVSLSMIGEPALPVLRAVDTVATVIFSIMRIVVRIAPIGAFGAMAFTVGSYGIGSLNKLVLLIATFYLTSVAFIVIVLGIVAKISGFSIFRFLAYIKEELLLVLGTSSSETALPGMINKMEGLGCTKQTVGLVIPLGYSFNLDGTNIYMTLATIFLAQATNTHLDAWQIFVLLGVSMLSSKGASGVTGAGFITLAATLAVVPTVPIESLAILVGIDRFMSECRAITNMIGNGVATVAISRWENEVSAEEVRANLERPRSVVEAVA encoded by the coding sequence ATGAGCACCCTGCCGTCCAAAGAGGTCTTGAAAGAATCGCCCCATCGGAAACCGTGGTATCGGATCCTCTACATCCAGGTCCTCGTCGCCGTGGCCCTCGGCATCCTCGTCGGCCACCTCTATCCCGATCTCGGGAAGCAGCTGAAGCCCCTCGGCGACGGCTTCGTGAAGCTCATCAAGATGATCATCGCGCCGATCATCTTCTGCACGATCGTCCATGGCATCGCCTCGACGAGCGACAAGCGGAAGTTCGGCCGCGTCAGCCTGAAGACCCTCGTCTACTTCGAGATCGTCTCGACCCTCGCCCTCCTCATCGGCCTCGCCGTCGTCCTCTTCTTCCAGCCCGGCACCGGCTTCAACATCGATCCCGCCACGCTCGACCCGAAGATCGCCCACAAATACCTCGACCAGTCGCAGAACCTCACCGTCGTCGACTTCCTCCTGAACCTGATCCCCGAGTCGTTCTTCGCCCCCTTCTCGAGCGGCAACCTCCTCCAGACCCTCCTGATCGCGAGCCTCACCGGCGTCTCCCTCTCGATGATCGGCGAGCCCGCCCTCCCCGTCCTGCGGGCCGTCGACACCGTCGCCACGGTCATCTTCAGCATCATGCGGATCGTCGTCCGGATCGCCCCCATCGGCGCGTTCGGCGCGATGGCCTTCACCGTCGGCAGCTACGGCATCGGCTCCCTGAACAAGCTCGTCCTCCTGATCGCGACGTTCTACCTCACCTCCGTCGCCTTCATTGTCATCGTCCTCGGGATCGTCGCGAAGATCAGCGGCTTCTCGATCTTCCGCTTCCTCGCCTACATCAAGGAGGAACTCCTCCTCGTCCTCGGCACCAGCTCCTCGGAGACGGCGCTTCCCGGCATGATCAACAAGATGGAAGGCCTCGGCTGCACGAAGCAGACCGTCGGCCTCGTCATCCCCCTCGGCTACAGCTTCAACCTCGACGGGACGAACATCTACATGACCCTCGCCACGATCTTCCTGGCGCAGGCGACCAACACCCACCTCGACGCGTGGCAGATCTTCGTCCTCCTCGGCGTCTCGATGCTCTCCTCGAAGGGGGCCAGCGGCGTGACCGGGGCCGGGTTCATCACCCTGGCGGCGACCCTCGCCGTCGTCCCCACGGTGCCGATCGAATCGCTCGCCATCCTCGTCGGCATCGACCGCTTCATGAGCGAGTGCCGCGCGATCACGAACATGATCGGCAACGGCGTCGCCACCGTCGCGATCAGCCGTTGGGAAAACGAGGTCTCGGCGGAAGAGGTCCGCGCCAATCTCGAAAGGCCCCGCTCGGTCGTCGAGGCGGTCGCCTAA
- the gcvT gene encoding glycine cleavage system aminomethyltransferase GcvT, protein MTAPVSAPLLETPLAAAHRKAGARMVEFGGWSMPVFYTSILDEHQAVRTGAGLFDISHMGEFMIEGPAAAAFLNSLLTNDIERLRIGDGQYTLMLNGQGGVIDDLIIYRADEEAFFLVVNASKIDEDRAWIESRLPGEGVVFADKSASYAAVALQGPKSDALLADLGWPRPPRNGIVPARLPFLAFITRTGYTGEDGFEIFCEAASAEALWDRLIAAGAKPAGLGCRDTLRLESCYPLNGNDLSPERTPLEAGLGIFVSLTKEADFPGKARLVAQKADGVAQRLVALRPVEKSAPPRSHYKLFAGEKLVGEVTSGGLSPTLGHGIALAYVEAEYAKPGQRLDLEVRERRSPVEVVPKPFYKRS, encoded by the coding sequence ATGACCGCTCCTGTCTCCGCTCCCCTCCTCGAAACGCCCCTTGCGGCGGCGCACCGGAAGGCCGGGGCCCGGATGGTCGAGTTCGGCGGATGGTCGATGCCGGTTTTCTACACCAGCATCCTTGACGAGCATCAGGCCGTCCGCACCGGTGCCGGGCTCTTCGACATCTCCCACATGGGCGAATTCATGATCGAGGGCCCCGCCGCCGCGGCCTTCCTCAATTCCCTCCTGACGAACGATATCGAGCGTCTCCGCATCGGCGACGGCCAATACACCCTCATGCTCAACGGGCAGGGCGGTGTGATCGACGATCTGATCATCTACCGGGCCGACGAGGAGGCCTTCTTCCTCGTCGTCAACGCCTCGAAGATCGACGAGGACCGCGCCTGGATCGAATCCCGGCTCCCGGGCGAGGGCGTGGTCTTTGCGGACAAGAGCGCCTCCTATGCCGCCGTGGCCCTCCAGGGACCAAAGAGCGACGCTCTCCTGGCCGACCTCGGCTGGCCCCGCCCCCCGCGCAACGGGATCGTCCCGGCCCGTCTCCCGTTCCTCGCCTTCATCACCCGGACCGGCTATACCGGCGAAGACGGTTTCGAGATCTTCTGCGAAGCCGCTTCGGCCGAGGCGCTCTGGGACCGGCTGATCGCCGCCGGGGCGAAACCGGCGGGCCTCGGCTGCCGGGACACCCTCCGCCTGGAGTCGTGCTACCCGCTCAACGGCAACGACCTTTCCCCCGAGCGGACTCCCCTCGAGGCGGGCCTCGGGATCTTCGTCTCGCTGACGAAGGAGGCCGACTTCCCCGGCAAGGCGCGGCTCGTTGCGCAGAAGGCGGACGGGGTCGCCCAGCGGCTCGTCGCCCTCCGCCCCGTCGAGAAGTCGGCGCCGCCCCGCTCCCACTACAAGCTCTTTGCCGGGGAGAAGCTCGTCGGCGAGGTGACGAGCGGCGGCCTTTCCCCGACCCTCGGCCACGGCATCGCCCTGGCCTACGTCGAGGCCGAGTACGCGAAGCCCGGCCAGCGCCTCGACCTCGAGGTGCGCGAGCGCCGGTCCCCCGTCGAAGTCGTCCCGAAGCCCTTTTACAAGCGTTCCTAA
- a CDS encoding ABC transporter substrate-binding protein, with protein sequence MRLHLHSLSMRVLGGVAAILLASGVARADVAPAPDAIRVQLKWTHQFQFAGYYAAQEKGYYKDAGLNVDLQEATPATDVIKEVVDGRSQYGVGTSDLMLARAKGAPVVVLAVIYQHSPFVLLALHGDTIRDIHDLVGKPIMMEKQSADILAYFHNEGIDPSKLNTVPHTFNVDDLISGKVAAMTAYSTDEAYLLRSKGYESMEFTPRSGGVDFYGDSLFTTEKELHDHPDRVRAFRKATLQGWNYAMEHPDEIIDLILKKYPSQNTQDRLVFEAIETRRLMHPELIEIGYINPGRWKEIEEVYRETGMMDNHVDLDAFLYKEKSGLDLHEIYWILAVFGAVTMAALLWLFPLLRLNQKLRREILLRSRTEQQLRRSEKQYRDLVEAAPFPILIAEPKSLQILFANRRAFELLELPTPNPANPGGPAAHHFYAYAEDRDRIVAGVSSHRSLCDEEIACLTGKGRLIWTLVSAGGIEFDGRPAVLLSLTEITHRHQRELELLQAKQAAESANAAKNSYVEDVSQEVRKPLTGIIGLVRLVLQSTLPQDVRENLLLVEKAAGSLVHLVTDLFDRTKDQEDKSEFSPAPIDLRTFTSELGDLFRPAAEAKGLMLEHTVDEGVPVSVRLDPLRLHQILSNLVNNALKFTEKGKVTVSVQMGQTDEVGKVLLRFHVKDTGPGVAASLQGKLFDLPPATAPDTDARPHGSGLGIARDLARRMGGDILLQTREGEGSLFLVTLLADINQAAAPVPATA encoded by the coding sequence ATGCGTCTTCACTTACACAGCCTGTCGATGCGCGTTCTGGGGGGGGTGGCCGCCATCCTCCTCGCGTCAGGCGTGGCCAGGGCCGACGTCGCCCCCGCTCCCGATGCGATCCGGGTCCAGTTGAAGTGGACCCACCAGTTCCAGTTCGCCGGTTATTACGCGGCCCAGGAAAAGGGCTACTACAAGGATGCCGGCCTCAACGTCGATCTTCAGGAGGCCACTCCGGCCACCGACGTCATCAAGGAAGTCGTCGATGGCCGGTCCCAATACGGCGTCGGCACCTCCGACCTGATGCTCGCCCGGGCGAAGGGCGCCCCGGTCGTCGTCCTCGCCGTCATCTACCAGCACTCCCCCTTCGTCCTCCTCGCCCTCCACGGCGACACGATCCGGGACATCCACGACCTGGTCGGGAAGCCGATCATGATGGAGAAGCAGTCGGCCGACATCCTCGCCTACTTCCACAACGAGGGGATCGATCCCTCTAAGCTGAACACCGTCCCCCACACCTTCAATGTCGACGACCTGATCTCCGGGAAGGTCGCCGCGATGACGGCCTACTCGACCGACGAGGCCTATCTCCTCCGCTCGAAGGGCTACGAGTCGATGGAATTCACCCCCCGCTCCGGCGGGGTCGATTTCTACGGGGATTCCCTCTTCACGACCGAGAAGGAACTCCACGACCATCCCGACCGGGTCCGCGCCTTCCGCAAGGCGACGCTCCAGGGCTGGAACTACGCGATGGAGCATCCCGACGAGATCATCGACCTCATCCTCAAGAAGTACCCGAGCCAGAACACCCAGGACCGCCTCGTCTTCGAGGCCATCGAGACCCGCCGCCTGATGCACCCGGAGCTGATCGAGATCGGCTACATCAACCCCGGCCGCTGGAAGGAAATCGAGGAGGTCTACCGCGAGACCGGGATGATGGACAACCACGTCGACCTCGACGCCTTCCTCTACAAGGAAAAGAGCGGCCTCGACCTCCACGAGATCTACTGGATCCTCGCCGTCTTCGGCGCCGTCACCATGGCGGCCCTCCTCTGGCTCTTCCCCCTCCTCCGACTGAACCAGAAGCTCCGCCGGGAAATCCTCCTCCGCTCCCGGACGGAACAGCAGCTCCGCCGCAGCGAGAAGCAATACCGCGACCTCGTCGAGGCCGCCCCCTTCCCCATCCTCATCGCGGAACCGAAGAGCCTCCAGATCCTCTTCGCCAACCGGCGCGCCTTCGAGCTCCTCGAGCTTCCGACTCCCAACCCCGCGAACCCCGGCGGCCCGGCGGCCCACCATTTCTACGCCTATGCGGAGGACCGGGACCGGATCGTCGCCGGGGTCTCGTCCCATCGTTCCCTCTGCGACGAGGAGATCGCCTGCCTCACCGGCAAGGGCCGCCTCATCTGGACCCTCGTCTCGGCGGGGGGGATCGAATTCGACGGACGCCCCGCCGTCCTCCTCTCCCTCACCGAGATCACCCACCGCCACCAGCGGGAACTCGAACTCCTCCAGGCGAAGCAGGCCGCCGAGAGCGCCAACGCCGCGAAGAACAGCTACGTCGAGGACGTCAGCCAGGAAGTCCGCAAGCCCCTCACCGGGATCATCGGCCTCGTCCGCCTCGTCCTCCAGAGCACCCTGCCGCAGGATGTCCGGGAAAACCTTCTCCTCGTCGAGAAAGCGGCGGGAAGCCTCGTCCACCTCGTCACCGACCTCTTCGACCGGACGAAGGACCAGGAAGACAAGAGCGAATTCAGCCCCGCCCCCATCGACCTCCGCACCTTCACGAGCGAGCTGGGCGACCTCTTCCGCCCCGCCGCCGAGGCCAAGGGGCTGATGCTGGAGCACACCGTCGACGAGGGGGTCCCGGTCTCGGTCCGCCTCGACCCGCTCCGCCTCCACCAGATCCTCTCGAACCTCGTGAACAACGCGTTGAAATTCACCGAAAAGGGGAAGGTCACCGTCAGCGTCCAAATGGGCCAGACCGACGAGGTCGGCAAGGTCCTCCTCCGGTTCCACGTGAAGGACACCGGCCCGGGCGTCGCCGCCTCGCTCCAGGGGAAGCTCTTCGACCTCCCCCCCGCCACCGCCCCCGATACCGACGCCCGCCCCCATGGCAGCGGCCTCGGCATCGCCCGCGACCTCGCCCGCCGGATGGGCGGCGATATCCTCCTCCAGACCCGCGAGGGCGAGGGCAGCCTCTTCCTCGTCACCCTGCTGGCCGATATCAATCAGGCCGCCGCGCCGGTCCCGGCCACCGCGTAA
- a CDS encoding tetratricopeptide repeat protein: MSAPKFSGDSDVRREIQTILGYYELSMWDEALAEAAEAEAKIGPRFEFDELRLAILQEARRWGEMRVVGERCARREPTRPAWFIGWAYALRREQSITAARKVLELALSLHPKEALIPFNLACYAAQTDRLTEAQAFLEQAVALDPRLRKQAEADPDLAPLRGEKKPAKTTPKTKAKAKEKPPGKGAPKGPPGTPPIHETHEPAEDSPQRKQESEETFLASSLSSPLSISKPEGRKSEGVSPLAEALYAVTRKLIEGDSTARALALHALVESKAEALLVAMLALEEPGIAPLAMRGLWECWLNEEGAAARTEIERGMTRLDKADYPGAEEVFARLISAFPAWAEPVNKLATVCYLEKRYEESLALCRQVVRMKVDHFGAWQGMSLCAIQLSQWDAALDAARQSLRLQPQNAAHRELVRSLEKKVGGDSADPSI; encoded by the coding sequence ATGTCCGCGCCGAAGTTCTCAGGAGATTCCGACGTCCGCCGCGAGATCCAGACCATTCTGGGCTACTACGAGCTGTCGATGTGGGACGAGGCCCTGGCCGAGGCCGCCGAGGCCGAGGCGAAGATCGGTCCCCGGTTCGAGTTCGACGAGCTCCGCCTCGCCATCCTCCAGGAGGCGCGGCGGTGGGGGGAGATGCGCGTTGTCGGGGAGCGGTGCGCCCGCCGGGAACCGACCCGGCCCGCCTGGTTTATCGGCTGGGCCTACGCCCTACGGCGGGAGCAATCGATCACCGCGGCCCGGAAAGTCCTCGAGCTCGCCCTCTCCCTCCATCCGAAGGAGGCGCTGATTCCCTTCAATCTCGCCTGCTACGCTGCCCAGACCGACCGGCTCACCGAGGCGCAGGCATTCCTCGAACAGGCTGTGGCGCTCGATCCCCGCCTGAGGAAGCAGGCCGAAGCCGATCCCGACTTGGCCCCGTTGCGCGGCGAAAAAAAGCCGGCCAAAACGACGCCGAAGACGAAGGCGAAGGCCAAGGAGAAGCCGCCCGGAAAAGGCGCTCCGAAGGGACCGCCGGGGACGCCCCCGATTCACGAGACGCACGAGCCCGCGGAGGACTCCCCCCAGCGGAAGCAGGAGTCGGAGGAGACCTTCCTCGCCTCTTCCCTTTCCTCTCCGCTGTCGATCTCGAAGCCCGAAGGGCGGAAGAGCGAGGGAGTCTCCCCCCTGGCCGAGGCTCTTTACGCGGTGACGCGGAAGCTGATCGAGGGGGATTCAACGGCCCGGGCGCTCGCGCTCCACGCGCTGGTCGAGTCGAAGGCCGAGGCCCTCCTCGTGGCGATGCTGGCGCTGGAGGAGCCGGGCATCGCCCCGTTGGCGATGCGGGGGCTCTGGGAGTGCTGGCTCAACGAGGAGGGGGCCGCCGCCCGCACCGAGATCGAGCGCGGCATGACGCGCCTCGACAAGGCCGATTATCCCGGGGCCGAGGAGGTCTTCGCCCGTCTCATCTCCGCCTTCCCCGCCTGGGCCGAGCCGGTGAACAAGCTGGCGACGGTCTGTTATCTGGAAAAACGCTACGAGGAGAGCCTCGCGCTCTGCCGCCAGGTGGTGCGGATGAAGGTCGACCACTTCGGCGCGTGGCAGGGGATGTCCCTTTGCGCGATCCAGCTGTCCCAATGGGACGCGGCCCTCGACGCCGCCCGCCAGTCCCTCCGCCTCCAGCCCCAGAACGCCGCCCACCGGGAGCTGGTCCGCTCCCTGGAAAAGAAGGTCGGCGGGGACTCCGCCGACCCTTCGATCTAG
- the gcvP gene encoding aminomethyl-transferring glycine dehydrogenase: MTSRPPASALSSANDALAGPSDWLAARHLGSNADEVAAMLKVTGHASLEALVDEAVPEAIRLRRPLALPAALGEREGVARLRSLSEKNQLFRTYIGTGYHDCIVPPVIQRNVLENPAWYTSYTPYQAEISQGRLEALLNFQTLVSDLTGMEVANASLLDEATAAAEAMAMAFHLRKNDGARLFVLSHLAHPQIVEVVQTRAKPLGIAVLVTDVFKDAALIDASVFGLLLQYPATDGSLLSYDAPIAKAKEAGALVVVAADLLALTVLRPPGEFGADIVLGNSQRFGVPLGYGGPHAAFFATKDEYKRSMPGRLIGVSKDAQGNHALRLSLQTREQHIRREKATSNICTAQALLANMASFYAVWHGPEGLRRIAARVHLLAKALAEGLRRAGYALGEAPFFDTLHVFPAAGETVDGLMARAVAAGINLRTLDAGLPTRSLAISLNETTTPADIDALLALFSPKTPLTFDALKESPGLDAAFPAAFARQGAILTHPVFNRHHTETEFLRYVRHLELKDISLATSMIPLGSCTMKLNATSEMLAVTFPGFSKLHPFVPVEQAQGYAELFAELEGWLAEITGFAAVSLQPNAGSQGEYAGLLAIRDYHLSKGEGNRHVCIIPTSAHGTNPASAAMAGFKVVAVACDAEGNIDIADLRAKAEAHKADLAALMVTYPSTFGVFEEGIVEICRIVHAAGGQVYMDGANMNAQVGLCRPGDIGADVCHLNLHKTFAIPHGGGGPGVGPIGVAAHLKPFLPSHSVIGNGTSGKSGAVSSAPWGSASILPISWAYIAMLGGSGVTEATKLAILNANYIARRLENHFPVLFRGHGNLVAHECIIDLRGWKKAGIEVEDVAKRLIDYGFHAPTMSWPVPGTLMIEPTESESKEELDRFCDAMLSIHGEIEAVASGQADPKDNVLKNAPHTAVVVCGDAWDRPYTREQAAFPLPWLRTHKVWSPVGRVDNVYGDRNLICSCLPVDAYV; the protein is encoded by the coding sequence ATGACCTCCCGCCCCCCCGCCTCCGCCCTTTCCTCCGCCAACGACGCCCTCGCCGGTCCCTCGGACTGGCTGGCCGCCCGCCACCTCGGCTCGAACGCCGACGAGGTCGCCGCGATGCTGAAGGTCACGGGCCATGCCTCGCTCGAGGCGCTGGTCGACGAGGCGGTCCCCGAGGCGATCCGGCTCCGCCGTCCGCTGGCGCTCCCCGCCGCCCTCGGCGAGCGGGAAGGGGTGGCCCGGCTCCGCTCCCTCTCGGAAAAGAACCAGCTCTTCCGCACCTACATCGGGACGGGCTACCACGATTGCATCGTCCCGCCGGTGATCCAGCGGAACGTCCTGGAGAACCCGGCGTGGTACACCTCCTATACGCCCTACCAGGCGGAGATCTCCCAGGGCCGCCTCGAGGCGCTGCTCAACTTCCAGACCCTCGTCTCCGACCTCACCGGGATGGAGGTCGCGAACGCCTCCCTCCTCGACGAGGCGACCGCCGCCGCCGAGGCGATGGCGATGGCCTTCCACCTGCGGAAGAACGACGGGGCCCGCCTCTTCGTCCTCTCCCACCTCGCCCATCCCCAGATCGTCGAGGTCGTCCAGACCCGCGCGAAGCCGCTCGGCATCGCCGTCCTCGTGACCGACGTCTTCAAGGACGCGGCGCTCATCGACGCCTCGGTCTTCGGCCTCCTCCTCCAGTATCCGGCGACCGACGGCTCCCTCCTTTCCTACGACGCCCCGATCGCGAAGGCGAAGGAGGCGGGCGCCCTCGTCGTCGTCGCCGCCGACCTCCTCGCCTTGACGGTGCTCCGGCCCCCCGGCGAGTTCGGGGCCGACATCGTCCTCGGCAATTCCCAACGCTTCGGCGTCCCCCTCGGCTACGGCGGGCCCCACGCCGCCTTCTTCGCCACGAAGGACGAGTACAAGCGTTCCATGCCGGGCCGCCTCATCGGCGTCTCGAAGGACGCGCAGGGGAACCACGCCCTCCGCCTCTCCCTCCAGACCCGGGAACAGCACATCCGCCGCGAGAAGGCGACGAGCAACATCTGCACCGCCCAGGCGCTGCTGGCGAACATGGCTTCCTTCTACGCCGTCTGGCACGGCCCCGAGGGGCTCCGCCGGATCGCGGCCCGCGTCCATCTGTTGGCGAAGGCGCTCGCCGAAGGGCTCCGCCGCGCCGGGTACGCCCTCGGCGAGGCCCCGTTCTTCGACACCCTCCACGTCTTCCCCGCCGCCGGGGAGACCGTCGACGGCCTCATGGCCCGCGCCGTCGCCGCCGGGATCAATCTCCGCACCCTCGACGCGGGGCTGCCGACCCGTTCCCTGGCCATCTCCCTCAACGAGACGACGACCCCCGCCGACATCGACGCCCTGCTCGCCCTCTTCTCCCCTAAGACGCCGCTGACCTTCGATGCGTTGAAGGAGAGCCCGGGCCTCGACGCCGCGTTCCCCGCCGCCTTCGCGCGGCAGGGGGCGATCCTCACCCATCCCGTCTTCAACCGGCACCATACCGAGACCGAGTTCCTCCGCTACGTCCGCCACCTGGAGCTGAAGGACATCTCCCTGGCCACGTCGATGATCCCCCTCGGGTCGTGCACGATGAAGCTCAACGCGACGAGCGAGATGCTCGCCGTCACCTTCCCCGGCTTCTCGAAGCTCCATCCCTTCGTCCCCGTCGAGCAGGCGCAGGGCTATGCGGAGCTCTTCGCCGAGCTCGAAGGGTGGCTCGCCGAGATCACCGGCTTCGCCGCCGTCTCCCTCCAGCCGAACGCCGGTTCCCAGGGCGAATACGCCGGGCTCCTGGCGATCCGCGACTACCATCTCTCCAAGGGCGAGGGGAACCGCCACGTCTGCATCATCCCGACCTCGGCCCACGGCACCAATCCGGCGAGCGCCGCGATGGCCGGCTTCAAGGTCGTCGCCGTCGCCTGCGACGCCGAGGGGAACATCGACATCGCCGACCTCCGGGCGAAGGCCGAGGCCCACAAGGCCGACCTCGCCGCGCTCATGGTCACCTATCCCTCGACCTTCGGGGTCTTCGAGGAAGGGATCGTCGAGATTTGCCGCATCGTCCACGCGGCGGGCGGGCAGGTCTACATGGACGGCGCGAACATGAACGCCCAGGTCGGCCTCTGCCGCCCCGGCGACATCGGGGCCGACGTCTGCCACCTCAATCTCCACAAAACCTTCGCCATCCCGCACGGCGGCGGCGGTCCCGGCGTCGGCCCCATCGGCGTCGCCGCCCACCTGAAGCCGTTCCTTCCCTCCCACTCGGTGATCGGGAACGGGACCTCGGGGAAGTCGGGCGCGGTCTCCTCGGCCCCGTGGGGGAGCGCCTCGATCCTCCCGATCTCGTGGGCCTACATCGCGATGCTCGGCGGCTCCGGCGTCACCGAGGCGACGAAGCTCGCGATCCTGAACGCGAACTACATCGCCCGCCGCCTGGAGAATCATTTCCCCGTCCTCTTCCGGGGCCACGGGAACCTCGTCGCTCACGAGTGCATCATCGACCTGCGCGGCTGGAAGAAGGCCGGGATCGAGGTCGAGGACGTCGCGAAGCGGCTCATCGACTACGGCTTCCACGCCCCGACGATGTCGTGGCCCGTCCCCGGCACGCTGATGATCGAGCCGACCGAGAGCGAGTCGAAGGAGGAGCTCGACCGCTTCTGCGACGCGATGCTCTCGATCCACGGCGAGATCGAGGCCGTCGCCTCGGGCCAGGCCGACCCGAAGGACAACGTCCTGAAGAACGCCCCCCACACCGCCGTCGTCGTCTGCGGCGACGCGTGGGACCGGCCTTACACCCGGGAGCAGGCCGCCTTTCCGCTGCCGTGGCTGCGGACCCATAAAGTCTGGTCTCCCGTCGGCCGGGTCGATAACGTTTACGGAGACCGGAACCTCATCTGCTCCTGCCTCCCGGTCGATGCCTACGTTTAG
- the pyrF gene encoding orotidine-5'-phosphate decarboxylase — translation MPADPIIVALDFDEAEQALRLVAQIKDYLRFFKVGSQLFTREGPLFIRQLREQGVEVFLDLKFHDIPETVRKAVRAAAALDVRFLTIHASGGPAMIEAALKGAEGTGTTVLGVTVLTSMDEASLRATGQARTPGEQVLFLAEMAQKAGLKGLVCSPLEIAPIRERLGKEIVLVTPGIRGTADRLGDQKRTLSAEEALRLGASHLVIGRPITEAADPVAAARALATVSA, via the coding sequence ATGCCCGCCGATCCCATCATCGTTGCCCTCGATTTCGACGAAGCCGAACAGGCTCTCCGTCTCGTCGCGCAAATCAAGGATTATCTCCGCTTTTTCAAGGTCGGCAGCCAACTTTTCACCCGGGAAGGCCCTCTTTTCATCCGGCAGCTCCGGGAGCAGGGCGTCGAGGTCTTCCTCGACCTGAAGTTCCACGACATCCCCGAGACGGTCCGCAAGGCCGTCCGCGCCGCCGCCGCCCTCGACGTCCGCTTCCTCACCATCCACGCCTCGGGCGGTCCCGCCATGATCGAGGCGGCCCTGAAGGGGGCCGAGGGCACCGGGACGACCGTCCTCGGCGTCACCGTCCTCACCAGCATGGACGAGGCCTCCCTCCGGGCCACCGGCCAGGCCCGGACCCCTGGGGAGCAGGTCCTCTTCCTGGCCGAGATGGCCCAAAAGGCGGGGCTGAAGGGCCTCGTCTGCTCCCCTTTGGAGATCGCCCCGATCCGGGAACGGCTCGGGAAGGAGATCGTCCTCGTCACCCCCGGCATCCGGGGAACCGCCGACCGCCTCGGCGACCAGAAGCGGACCCTTTCGGCCGAGGAAGCCCTCCGCCTGGGGGCGAGCCACCTCGTCATCGGCCGCCCGATCACCGAGGCCGCCGATCCCGTCGCCGCAGCCCGGGCCTTGGCCACGGTCTCGGCCTGA